Genomic window (Daucus carota subsp. sativus chromosome 5, DH1 v3.0, whole genome shotgun sequence):
TAAGCTAACTAGCTAAGAGTTCTCCGAAAAATCTAAGCCTTTGAGTGCTCACAATTTAATTGGatcatatgtgtatatatattcccTCCGAAGTACTTTTATTTTCAAGTGAAGAGTGGAATTACTTGAGCTCTGGATTACTGTCCCATTTTACTTTGCCAGCCTTTCTAACACATTGAGGCTTTAGGATGAGCGTTTAATTGGATTATACATCTTTAACACTAcataaatatgattttgtatttggTTTTTGCAAAATAACTGGATTTTAGattcaatattattttattatttgataacaTCCCATGCTATTAAAGATGAGACTAGAATTATCAGGTGAAATGCTTGTGGTACTTAAGATCCAAAATGTCTTTCTAGGCCCTTTCAATTTGCACCTTTCAGCAACCTATTATTGGCATCTTCATTTTTCAGGTTTTTTACCGAACTCTGGCTACATGGATGGTAGTTTGCTTTCTGTTGAAGACTGCTCGTGAAATCACTCGTATAGTCTATTCGCACGAGGAACCATGGTGGCAATCTGTTGGCTGTTTAATAGCTTCACTGCTGTGTTGGACTTACTCCACTCTGCTGTTTCTATCAGGCACAGGTCTGTTTTGTTTAGTTGGAAACCTGCAAGTGATACATTTTGAGAATTATGGGAAGCTATTTGAGAAGGATCTGGATGTTTCAGTATATATTGAGGAGCACATGCGTTTAACCTACTATTTATCCAAAATAAGTCACAGGTTCAGGATATTTATTCTTCTTGAGTTTTTAGTTGTGACAGCTAGCCAATTTATGGCTCTTTTGCACACGACAGGAAATAAAGGAGTCCTCAACTTCATTAACGCTGGTGACTTTGTTGTAAGTGCCTACTTACACAGTTAATTATATTGTGTAGTTGGCAGtttttaataacaataatagcTTGATAGGCCTAAGGCTGCTTTAGTAGATCATATCAATTTCCAGTTCTAATGCTGCTgcttcttgttttgtttttttttgtttttttttaatttaataattatggcAGGTCTTATCGATCGTTCAACTTGTGGGAATAACTCTTTGCCTGAATGCAGCTGCAAAGATATCACATAGAGCTCAAAGCCTTGGGTCAGTCGCTAGCAGATGGCATGCATTAGCCACATGTAATTCTAATACTGCACAGTCAGGAGGTGCACCAAATGGAGTGTTAGCTAATCCAGTGGGCAACATATCAAGAAACCAATCGGAGAGTGATACGGACTCAATTGACTATATCCCTTTGCCCACAAATATGCAACCCACATCTCGTATGTCATCATATCAGAGAAGACAATCCTTTGGTATGATACCTCAACTTTTGCATCATTGCCCCCACCCCATTGCTAAGATCGCTTTGCGATAACTTAATGATACAATTTACAACTGCAGATCTAGTTTTTGTAAAActgatattttttattgtataaTCATTGTAACCCTGTATGTGCCAATCTGATGACTTGCTTTCTTCAGCAGTGCCTAAATGAATGTAGATTCTGGGAGGCCAATGGTTTAGGGAGGGAGGGAGTCTGTTTTACACGTCTTTTAGAAATAATGACTGGAAACGAACGAGTCAAACCAAAATTAACAAACATAACCTTTGTCTGCATGTTGTTTAAATATGGCAGTGATAAATTATGTATTCCAGGCTGCAACCCTAAGCTGTCATCTTGTAATCTGTTTCGGTTGCATCATGCCAAAGTGAACTAAAATATATGTGAACAATCGTGCAATGTCATCTTCTAATCTTTTTCTGCTTGCAAGTTGCATCATGACTGAGTACTAGGTAACCTGTATATAGAAGTATTTCTCCGCAGTCAATAATGATGATATGTTATTGATTGGAAACACAGTTACATATGTGCAGTCCAACACTGGTGGCTTTACTATGTTTGGATGGATAGTTGATCGTCACTTCATCAACACACTCTTCTTTCTCGAAATGACGTTGGTATTCTTTGTCCTTGGGAAGACTATCAACATACCTCTCAGATAGCAACAATCCGTTTGTTGAAACCCCCATTCGGACAAAAATCATCAACGCCAAGAATTTGAAGAATTTTTCGAAGAACAACAGCTTGTGATAACATGGTTCCTCAGGTACCTACATTTTACAATACTTCTGGTACAACTATGAAAAAGCATGTTTCTCCTGTTCAGTGGTTCGATTTAGGACTAGTCAAGTCAGACGTGTCTTTGAAACTAGCATACTGTATGATATCAGTTTTGTTGTATACTTATGAGATGTATGATGATGTGTATATGCCTACGTAATTTCTTGTTGGAAACACAGATAGTTTTGTCAGAAGATAATCTTAatacattattctttttaaaatgttTTCAGCACTGTTCTTAAATAATACAGTAGAGTTTTACTAGGCAACATTTAAGCTCCAAAATTTTGCCAATTAATTTCCTGCAATGTATCGCAAGTATAATATAGAGTCGTATATCAGAGTTTTTTTTAGTAAAGCGCAAAGCTTATTAAAGATTCGTTGATAGCATAGTGGCAAGATTCGTCCTCCTCGGGTGTttcaataaacatatatatgggGGTGTTTGGCCGGGGCTTGGAAGCCTGACTTCTGTGTTTGTGTTTATAAGttggaagcacttatttgtaccgttgtGTAAAatgtcaagaagtacttaagagaagttgagaatactagcttttgtttcacggtttgtacttctttcccaaacactttaatcacttataagtcttaatttgcttctaacttctacttcacttttttactctaagcaataagcactttattttaaactcatccgAACGGCCCCATAGATATGTTTCAAAGTTGCATTATGTCCTCGCTAGATGAAATTTGTGTTCTGTTGTGTGGATTGCAGACTTGCATCACAAATGCCAGGTTAGTTTGCCAACTGTTAGTGGCATAGTGGGGAGTAAGGAGTTATTGTTCACCCTTTTTGGGTCAAGGCTCACTGATGACTGGGCTATGATTGGTTAGATAATCTGGGTTTCCACCATACGGGCTCAACTGGGCCTGATTGCTTCTTTCTCTGTAGCTATTTCACAAACCAAATTAGTGTGGTTTCTGTGGGCTTAGTTGGGCTTAATTCTTTTCCCATCACAACTTGACAACCCTAGCTACTGTAGAAATCATTGAGGTTATCAAAACAAAACGGCCCACATGCATATAGATAAAAGTTGGGCCTGATTTATTAATTTGTATCATCTATGTGACTCGTTTGTcgtttagattaaaaaaaaattaaaaaataaacgcCTATGAAAATTGAACAATAATTCGCAGCTTGACATCACAGTCACCAGAATCATGCCGAATTGGCGCACCCATATCTCTTCTTATCAAACTGCTACGCTTCCCTAGgcaaaaaatcacaaatttcGAAACAAACCTAATCTTGCAGCAGTTATCCGTAATAATAATGTCATAAAATCATCACATATGACGCACATAACAACAATTGTACTTGAGAGTTAGTGtcgtaaaataaaaattgatcgaAAAAAAATTAGGAATTTAATCAATTCGAGGAATtacagaataaagattaatcaattaatcaccgattttgaAACAATATTacgaatatatattataccgACACCTTTTGCATAtgcaaaaactaaaataaatttatttttctgaataagaatttaacatctatattttaattcggaaaataaaatttgaaattaatgtacagaaaaaatatttttcatttcaaattactGCAAAAAACCAAAACAACCCCGAACCTCCATGCATATCTTCCACTAGGCTCTCATCACCTCCTATAAATAAATTTCTCGCCACCCCTGTTGAACAATATACATTTCTCAACAAATTCAAACAACAAGAGAATTTTGTTTTCAAGAGATGGTTGGAATGGAGAGTTATGGATACAATGCACCAATGTCGAAGAAGACAGGTGCAGCTTATGATGTCCCAGAGGGTGTTGATATCAGGGGACGATACGATGCTGAGTTTGCCAGAATTCTTACCAAGGATGCTCTGCAGTTTGTTGCTGGATTGCAGAGGGAGTTCAGGAACCATATTAAGTATGCAATGGAGTGCAGAAAGGAGGCCAAGGAACGGTACAACAGCGGGGGCTTGCCAGGGTTTGATCCTGCCACGAAGTACGTCAGGGAAGGGGAGTGGATGTGTGCTCCTGTGCCATCAGCGGTGGCTGATCGCAGGGTGGAAATTACGGGGCCGGTTGAGAGGAAGATGATAATCAATGCACTCAACTCGGGAGCTAAGGTTTTCATGGTATGTGTGttttttctgataattagtCAGACTCACGCGCCTTTTTATCTTTGACAAGATTTGAACCCTCGACCTCTAGTAAGTAGAGTGAGGAGCATACTAAAAGAACATGTtatttgcatatatgtgtaGTGATTAGATTTTGAGATAAATATAGTAACGTAACCAAACTAAACATACTCAGTATGTCCGAGAAGTTATAGGCAGACTTTACTGATACTCAAAAGAGTGGATAGGAAATGTTCTGTGAAGTCCTCTGGATTCAATTTCTCATAATTATAAGATTAGAAGAAATATACTTACctgaattttgaattaaataaattcatGTAGACGAACTTGGGTCATCAAGGTCGATCCAACCTATTACCTTAAAGAGTTAGATCAGCTTAAGATGAGGAAAGATGGAAGTTTTAGCAGCAAGATAAAGAGGAAAAAAAAGGGTAATTTTCTGTAATCAGTCATGAGTCAACTGTAAAACAAAGTATCACAGAGCAAATGAGCAATACTTCAgatgagaaaatattatttgttcttTGTTGTCTCTGCTTGTggttctaaaaattaattagcATGATGTGAGGAAAAGAGACATGATTATTCTGAATCAATCTTATAGGCTGATTTTGAAGATGCACTTTCACCGAGCTGGGAAAATCTTATGAGAGGGCAAGTTAATTTAAAGGACGCTGTTGATGGGACGATAAGCTTCCATGATCAGGCTAGGAACAGGGTCTACAAGCTGAATGATCAGACTGCAAAGCTTTTCGTCCGCCCAAGAGGTTGGCACCTACCAGAGGCCCACATCTTCATTGATGGAGAACCTGCAACTGGTTGCCTTGTGGATTTCGGCTTGTACTTCTACCATAACTATGCAGCCTTCCGACGAAACCAAGGTGAAGGGTATGGACCCTTTTTCTATCTTCCAAAGATGGAAAACTCAAGGTATGATTTTCTGGTTCAGTCTCAGTATCCTTCAGATGTTTTCATTTGTAAATGTTAGAAGTGATGCCATATAATTGATATTGTTACAGGGAAGCTAAAATCTGGAACAATGTTTTCGAGAGGGCAGAGAAAATGGCTGGAATAGAAAAGGGAAGCATCAGAGCTACTGTTCTGATTGAAACACTTCCCGCTGTTTTCGAAATGGATGAAATTCTTTATGAACTAAGGGATCATTCTGTTGGATTGAACTGTGGTAGATGGGATTACATATTCAGCTACGTCAAGACGTTCCAGTCCCACCCTGATCGCCTGCTACCAGACAGGGTACTTGTTGGCATGAATCAGCACTTCATGAGAAGTTACTCCGATCTTCTCATCAGGACCTGCCACAGGCGTGGTGTGCACGCTATGGGAGGCATGGTACTAAATATGCATCCTTTGTCAAATACTTGTATTATACTTTAGAGAAAcatatttgagtttttttttttttttgataaagttCTTTGCCCTTATCTTTTGAACAGGCTGCTCAAATTCCAATCAGGGATGATCCGAAGGCCAATGAAGCAGCTCTGGAACTGGTGAGGAAGGATAAACTGAGAGAGGTAATGGCAGGACACGACGGAACTTGGGCAGCACATCCAGGCTTGATCCCGGCCATCATGGAAGTCTTCACCAACAACATGGGCAACTCTCCCAACCTAATTAAAACCGTGAAACGTGAGGACGCAGCAAACTTGACTGAAGAAGATCTTATACAGAGGCCTAGAGGAGTCCGAACCATGGAAGGACTCAGGCTCAATACCCGTGTGGGAATCCAATACGTAGCTGCATGGCTCACAGGGACAGGATCCGTCCCTCTCTACAACCTCATGGAGGATGCAGCTACCGCTGAGATAAGCCGAGTCCAGAACTGGCAGTGGATAAAATATGGCGTGGAATTGGATGGAGATGCAATGGGAGTCAAAGTGACAAGATGCCTCTTTGGGAGAGTGGTTGAAGAAGAGATGGCTAGAATCGAGAGGGAAGTAGGACGCGAAAAGTTCAAGAAGGGAATGTATGCAGAGGCTAGCAAGATTTTCACTCGACAATGCCTGGCACCGGTACTGGATGATTTCCTGACATTAGATGCTTACAATCGTATCGTCATCCACCATCCCAAGACATCATCCAAGCTCTGAGCTCTGAACAAGTTTCTATCTTTCAGAAACCATAAATAATACAGGATCAGCGGAGATCTTGTTACAATGTAAGTTTCTTTGGTCACCTATGTATCCCATTCTGTGAGTACTGTTGTTCCTGCTACTACGAATAATGTAATTGCAGCTGTTTGTTCTATCAAGATAGTCTCTCTTCTAAAGCTGAGGAACCATAAAAACTGacgatatatatatgttatccTGTCAGtaaaacacaaataaacaaTTAAAGATTGAATTTGCTGATGGAAtaaatatttgagaaaaaagtGGCTGCTGTACAATAATATAACTACTGAATGATTGACAGAAGAGCTTCTAAAATCAAAGGAACTcacattttaaatttgaaaattataattattaggcTGTCCTACATTTAGGATAGTAGTATGCGCTCCTACTGTCATCTTGGGTTGTTTGCCGACAGGGACTTGACGCGCATTTTAAAACTCATATAAGATGTAGTTTCACAAAATGTTCtaaattttgtgaataaaaagtTTCATGTttaaatattcatacagaaaAGGAAGGAGTAATAATCTAGCAGAAAGTGAGGCTCTGCAGAAGGTACATAGAGAAAAATTGAGGTGCAGTGCAGCTACTAAGATCTGAAAATGCTTTGGGTTTCCCTTACTGAACTACTAGAAAATTTTGTCAATGAGAAAACAAGTCCTGAAGCCGCTCTGAACGGTCTTGGTAGTTTTAAATATCAACGAATAACTAATCCGTTGGAGCAACTTGAGATTACACATATCAAGGAGACGATAATGAACAAGAAACTGAAACAAGAATGTGTTCTACCTATAGTAGATGAATGGCCTTAGAGCATCCCAGCGTAGTCCAGTTGCTGCGAGGACACTCAAAAAACAAAATGTGGTTAAAACACattaattaatgaaatattGTTTCGCGTGATTAAAACACAATATTAAAACACAACAATCaaaaaacattaattaaaaacattattTCACGGTGAAAAGGAGAGGGGAGAGAGTAGTTCTTGCAGAAAAAGAGGGTGTTAATGACAGCTTAACCTGTGCCCTGCGGGCACAGGATAGACAACCCGATTAACTATTAGGCTGTCCTACATTGAGGACAGTAGTATTAATGCTGCCTGCATCTGAAAATGCTTAGGGTTTCCCCTACTGTCCTAGAAAATTTTGTAGCTGAGAAAACAAGTCCTGAAGCCGCTCTGATGGTCTTGGTATTTTTAAATATCAACGAATAATTCTGCAGAGCTAGTAAAATTTATCCTGGTCCAGTAAAAGCAAGTGCAGGCTGTGCAGCAATATGTGCAGTTGTGTCTCCATGGCGAAAGGGAAACCAACAAAACCCTCAGTCCCATAACATatccaaattttttattatctccTAATTTTACTAGCATCATGTCATTATACTTCAGTGCAGCTGTGGTTATTATATCTTCATCTTCCTAGAGTCGTGAACTCGATATACGTATTTTCAGATCATAGAGGTTTACGTTGTGCAGATTCAAATGGTGAAAATAGGGTCTTATTCCGCTAGAGATTTTAACGTGCATATTCACTTGCCTGCAGTTTAAGTCCCTTGGCATCTGTAAAAACAACACACAAGTCTCAAATGAAATTTTAAGAAGATCGGTATTTTAtttgttgcaacttgcaagtagATAATGAGATTAGCTCTTTTAACGAATCTTATTATGCTTCGTATGATTTacctatttttatttctttttacgACTGCGAGAGTATTACTTGGACTTGTAAactttgaatttgattttagTATGTCTTTAATGATTTAAAAGTATCTTAAATTATAAAAGGTTCCGTACacctgaattttttttattttgaaatattttaagtcTAAAACTACATTgcaaatattcaatttgtaaATAAGGCTCGTGAGTAACTCATTTAGTAGTATTCGATAAAATTCTGTGCTCAGTCCCTTGACAAGCTTGACCGAACACATATTTTGTGCCTCAGGTGCAATAAGAAGCTCGACTCAATCTCTTCACTAGCTTGACCAAACACATACTTTGAACTTTTGTGCAATAAGAAAGCTTGATCCAACACATCGTGTGCTTTTTGTACAATAAGAAGGCTCGACTCGACCCCTGATCTCTGCGTTTTGAAgcaatatacatttttttcccAAAGGTAAATTTTGAACGATTACAAAATcgaaatgaaaaaattaaagatGAAATTCTTCCTAGTATGAATTATTAGAAATGATCAAAGGAAACAACTATAAACATCAACACCGCTCATTCAATTCCGATGCACTATACCAGATTCTAGATTCAACAATACTATAAAGATAGAGATAATATAAAGATAGATAGAGATTAGAGACATCAATTGCATTGCATTGATAACAAAACTGAAACAAAAGCCAACcaccaaaattcaaaatatggcAGTAAAACCAAAGAATTCAAGTCTTAATTATTACATTCAACCGAGATTTACCCGGGAATTATTCGtctagttaaaaatattaaaagatagtTTCCCTAAACTATCCTAAACATTCTTCAGACGATCTCTCGAACTTACTGAACAGATGCCATGTGGACGATCAAGTCAACCACTCGGGTGCTGCAATGAAATACAGAAAACAATCAGCTTTGCAAAAATTTGCAATACAAATATCTCCCTATAAGTACATTCACAGCATGACTGTTTTACCTGTATCCCCATTCGTTGTCGTACCACGAAACAAGCTTGACAAAGTTATCATTGAGAGCAATTCCGGCCTTGGCATCGAAGATGCTCGACCTGAGTGTTAAATTGTCAGCCAATGAATAATCTCGTCTTATATAAACTTAAAGCAACAACAATATATGCTCTTTATATACTTTTCTAATTGCATGGTTCATTTTCAAACTACTAATGTACACAGCAAGTCCTAATCAAATGAAATGGAACAGTTGGATATTTAAAATAGTTCCTACTTGCAAAGATGCAGAAGCACtgcattatttatatatagtgCTGACTCGCATGGAAGGAAGATATTAAATAAAACACAACCACACAAAACTCACCTGCTGTCACCCACAAAGTCTGTGGAAACCACATCATCTTCGGTGTAACCTAGGATTCCCTTGAGCTTTCCCTCGGACTCCTCCCTGAGAAGTACAGAACAATATTGATAAGAAACATTTCCTAAATACTAAAGAGCAAATAAGCTAAAACCAACATGCATCAAGCCTGTCATACGACGATGCAAGATATGATGCAGGGTTCTTTGTGAAAAATGAATATAACAAGAATGAGAGAAAAACAAAACTATTGATGCTTACTTGATAGCAGCTTTAATTTGATCATAAGTAGCCTTCTTTTCCAGCCTGACAGTAAGATCAACGACAGAGACATCCACagttggaactctaaaggacaTGCCGGTCAATTTACCATTTAGCTGAGGAAGCACCTTTCCAACAGCCTAACAGACAATTATAACAGAGAACAGAGGACCACATGATTAG
Coding sequences:
- the LOC108220184 gene encoding uncharacterized protein LOC108220184 isoform X2, whose translation is MEPPEITPLSQVEIPLIEDQEEEKDETSLLLDESIHKLYTSFKYLGFNHTSLYHTSLSCISFSILSVIVPLLIIFYSYCSDCDQFQIRFFEIEILVFQTIAAAVSLFCISHNLRKYGLKILLFVKLHYHQHLIHDYVHKIHVFYRTLATWMVVCFLLKTAREITRIVYSHEEPWWQSVGCLIASLLCWTYSTLLFLSGTGLFCLVGNLQVIHFENYGKLFEKDLDVSVYIEEHMRLTYYLSKISHRFRIFILLEFLVVTASQFMALLHTTGNKGVLNFINAGDFVVLSIVQLVGITLCLNAAAKISHRAQSLGSVASRWHALATCNSNTAQSGGAPNGVLANPVGNISRNQSESDTDSIDYIPLPTNMQPTSRMSSYQRRQSFVQHWWLYYVWMDS
- the LOC108220184 gene encoding uncharacterized protein LOC108220184 isoform X1, producing the protein MEPPEITPLSQVEIPLIEDQEEEKDETSLLLDESIHKLYTSFKYLGFNHTSLYHTSLSCISFSILSVIVPLLIIFYSYCSDCDQFQIRFFEIEILVFQTIAAAVSLFCISHNLRKYGLKILLFVKLHYHQHLIHDYVHKIHVFYRTLATWMVVCFLLKTAREITRIVYSHEEPWWQSVGCLIASLLCWTYSTLLFLSGTGLFCLVGNLQVIHFENYGKLFEKDLDVSVYIEEHMRLTYYLSKISHRFRIFILLEFLVVTASQFMALLHTTGNKGVLNFINAGDFVVLSIVQLVGITLCLNAAAKISHRAQSLGSVASRWHALATCNSNTAQSGGAPNGVLANPVGNISRNQSESDTDSIDYIPLPTNMQPTSRMSSYQRRQSFVTYVQSNTGGFTMFGWIVDRHFINTLFFLEMTLVFFVLGKTINIPLR
- the LOC108220957 gene encoding malate synthase, glyoxysomal — encoded protein: MVGMESYGYNAPMSKKTGAAYDVPEGVDIRGRYDAEFARILTKDALQFVAGLQREFRNHIKYAMECRKEAKERYNSGGLPGFDPATKYVREGEWMCAPVPSAVADRRVEITGPVERKMIINALNSGAKVFMADFEDALSPSWENLMRGQVNLKDAVDGTISFHDQARNRVYKLNDQTAKLFVRPRGWHLPEAHIFIDGEPATGCLVDFGLYFYHNYAAFRRNQGEGYGPFFYLPKMENSREAKIWNNVFERAEKMAGIEKGSIRATVLIETLPAVFEMDEILYELRDHSVGLNCGRWDYIFSYVKTFQSHPDRLLPDRVLVGMNQHFMRSYSDLLIRTCHRRGVHAMGGMAAQIPIRDDPKANEAALELVRKDKLREVMAGHDGTWAAHPGLIPAIMEVFTNNMGNSPNLIKTVKREDAANLTEEDLIQRPRGVRTMEGLRLNTRVGIQYVAAWLTGTGSVPLYNLMEDAATAEISRVQNWQWIKYGVELDGDAMGVKVTRCLFGRVVEEEMARIEREVGREKFKKGMYAEASKIFTRQCLAPVLDDFLTLDAYNRIVIHHPKTSSKL